A genomic segment from Epinephelus fuscoguttatus linkage group LG17, E.fuscoguttatus.final_Chr_v1 encodes:
- the rragcb gene encoding ras-related GTP binding Cb: protein MSLYEEPALTGSYDVVGSFPKSFGYGVEEESSTSADKPRILLMGLRRSGKSSIQKVVFHKMSPNETLFLESTNKIYKDDISGTSFVNFQIWDFPGQVDFFDPTFDSEMIFKGTGALIFVIDAQDDYVEALGRLHLTVSRAYKVNPDINFEVFIHKVDGLSDDHKIETQRDIHQRANDDLADASLEKLHLSFYLTSIYDHSIFEAFSKVVQKLIPQLPTLENLLNIFISHSGIEKAFLFDVVSKIYIATDSSPVDMQSYELCCDMIDVVIDVSCIYGLMQDGSGCAYDKESSAIIKLNNTTVLYLKEVTKFLALVCILREESFERKGLIEYNFHCFRKAIHEVFEVGTSPDDVSSSSSNMSGLKYAALNGNAV, encoded by the exons ATGTCTTTGTATGAGGAGCCCGCGTTAACGGGGAGTTACGATGTTGTGGGGTCGTTTCCCAAAAGTTTTGGTtacggggtggaggaggagagctcCACATCAGCTGACAAGCCCAGGATACTGCTGATGGGACTGAGGCGGAGTGGCAAGTCATCTATTCAAAAG GTTGTATTCCACAAGATGTCACCCAACGAGACGCTGTTCCTGGAGAGCACCAACAAAATCTACAAAGACGACATCTCCGGCACCTCTTTTGTCAACTTCCAGATCTGGGACTTTCCCGGCCAGGTGGACTTCTTCGACCCCACGTTTGACAGTGAGATGATCTTTAAAGGAACCGGCGCTCTGATCTTTGTCATCGATGCTCAG GATGACTATGTGGAGGCTCTCGGGCGGTTACATCTCACAGTCTCCAGAGCTTACAAAGTGAATCCAGACATCAACTTCGAGGTGTTCATCCACAAAGTAGATGGTCTGTCAGACGACCACAAAATCGAAACACAAAGGGACATTCATCAGAGGGCCAACGACGATCTGGCAGACGCCAGCCTGGAGAAGCTTCACCTCAG CTTCTACCTGACCAGCATCTACGACCACTCCATATTCGAGGCCTTCAGTAAAGTTGTCCAGAAGCTCATTCCTCAGTTACCAACGTTGGAGAACCTTTTGAACATTTTCATATCT CATTCTGGGATTGAGAAAGCCTTCCTGTTTGATGTTGTAAGTAAGATTTACATCGCCACAGACAGCTCTCCTGTGGACATGCAGTCCTACGAGCTGTGTTGCGATATGATAGATGTTGTCATCGATGTCTCCTGCATTTACGG GCTGATGCAGGACGGCAGCGGCTGTGCCTATGACAAAGAGTCTTCGGCTATCATCAAGCTCAACAACACTACCGTGCTTTATTTGAAAGAGGTCACAAAGTTCCTCGCTCTCGTCTGCATCCTCAGAGAGGAGAGCTTTGAGAGGAAAG GTTTGATAGAGTACAACTTCCACTGTTTCCGAAAAGCCATCCACGAGGTGTTTGAAGTCGGCACCTCGCCAGATGATGTCAGCTCATCCAGCAGCAACATGTCGGGCCTGAAGTACGCTGCGCTGAACGGAAACGCAGTTTAA
- the ppt1 gene encoding palmitoyl-protein thioesterase 1, translating into MTSAFLCFLLAGPVLLVAGSSVYDANNGTVPVVLWHGMGDSCCNPLSMGAIKKMIEEEISGVYVLSLMIGKNVIEDTENGFFMDVNKQVSMVCSQLAQDPKLKGGYNAMGFSQGAQFLRAVAQRCPSPPMKNLISIGGQHQGVYGLPRCPGESSHICDMIRKALNDGAYSDLVQKHLVQAQYWHDPLNDDLYKKYSLFLADINQERAINETYRKNLQLLEKFVMVKFLQDTVVDPVVTEWFGFLKTGQAKETETLQESVLYKEDRLGLAAMDKAGKLVFLATQGDHLQFTREWFNANLLPYLR; encoded by the exons ATGACATCAGCCTTCCTGTGTTTCCTCCTGGCTGGTCCAGTCCTGCTCGTTGCTGGCAGCTCAGTTTATGATGCCAACAATGGGACCGTACCAGTGGTGCTGTGGCATGGGATGG GCGACAGCTGCTGTAACCCGCTCAGCATGGGGGCCATAAAGAAGATGATTGAGGAGGAGATCTCTGGCGTTTACGTGCTCTCACTGATGATTGGAAAGAATGTCATTGAG GACACAGAAAATGGGTTTTTCATGGACGTGAATAAGCAGGTGTCCATGGTGTGCAGTCAGCTGGCTCAGGACCCAAAGTTGAAGGGAGGATACAATGCTATGGGCTTCTCCCAGGGGGCACAATTTCt GAGAGCTGTGGCTCAGCGCTGTCCCTCGCCACCAATGAAAAACCTGATCTCAATCGGGGGCCAGCACCAAG GAGTGTACGGGTTGCCCCGGTGTCCGGGAGAGAGCTCCCACATCTGTGACATGATCCGCAAAGCTCTGAATGATGGAGCGTACTCCGATCTGGTTCAGAAACA CCTGGTGCAGGCCCAGTACTGGCACGACCCGTTAAACGATGACCTGTACAAGAAGTACAGCCTCTTCCTGGCCGACATCAATCAGGAGAGG GCTATAAATGAGACATACAGGAAGAATCTTCAGTTGCTGGAGAAGTTCGTCATGGTCAAGTTCCTGCAGGACACTGTAGTTGATCCTGTTGTTACAGAG TGGTTCGGCTTCCTGAAAACCGGCCAGGCCAAAGAGACTGAAACTCTACAGGAGAGCGTTCTCTACAAAGAG GATCGTCTGGGCCTGGCAGCGATGGACAAAGCTGGAAAGCTGGTGTTTCTGGCAACCCAGGGAGACCACCTGCAGTTCACCAGAGAGTGGTTCAACGCAAACCTGCTGCCTTATTTACGCTAA
- the cap1 gene encoding adenylyl cyclase-associated protein 1 translates to MAELASLVQRLEVAVGRLESMSGPGGSGGSAGGAVSAYVEAFDEIVKGPVAEYLSFSQKIGGDVQKHAEMMKVAFNTQRQFLVTACSCQKPSDKDLQNILAPVSKEIQQVQSFREQNRTSPLFNHLSAVSESVPALGWIAMAPKPCPYVKEMQDAAMFYTNRVLKDYKEKDKTHVDWVKAYLSIWTELQNYIKQHHTTGVTWSKTGPVACASAASPRAPAGGCPPPPPPGPPPPPMDCSAPSGGGGDGGSDARNALFASLNKGSDITKGLKHVSDDQKTHKNPNLRGTGPSVRSGPKPFCSPSPRGPASAPTTQTHPPVCELEDKKWKVEYQEKAQLEIAETELKQVVYAFKCNNSTLTVKNKLNSITLDNCKKTGLVFDNVVGIVDIINCKDVKIQVLGKVPTISINKTDGCHIYLSKDSLDCEIISAKSSEMNVLIPKDDDFVEIALPEQFKTVWDGKKLVTTATEIAG, encoded by the exons ATGGCTGAGTTGGCGAGTCTGGTGCAGCGGCTGGAGGTGGCGGTGGGTCGCCTGGAGTCCATGTCGGGACCTGGAGGCAGCGGAGGTTCTGCTGGAGGAG CTGTTTCGGCATACGTCGAGGCCTTTGACGAGATCGTCAAAGGTCCCGTGGCTGAATACCTCTCCTTCAGCCAGAAGATTGGGGGCGATGTCCAGAAACAT GCAGAGATGATGAAGGTGGCATTCAACACTCAGAGACAATTCCTCGTAACAGCCTGCAGCTGCCAGAAGCCCTCAGAC AAAGATTTGCAGAATATCCTGGCCCCGGTGTCCAAAGAAATCCAGCAGGTGCAGTCGTTTCGTGAGCAGAACCGCACCTCGCCGCTGTTCAACCACCTTTCTGCTGTGAGCGAGAGCGTGCCTGCccttggatggattgccatg GCTCCTAAGCCATGCCCCTATGTTAAAGAAATGCAGGATGCCGCCATGTTCTACACCAACCGTGTGCTAAAGGATTACAAGGAAAA GGACAAGACACATGTGGACTGGGTGAAGGCCTACCTCAGCATCTGGACTGAACTCCAGAACTACATCAAACAGCACCACACCACCGGGGTGACCTGGAGCAAGACC GGTCCTGTGGCTTGCGCCTCTGCAGCTTCCCCCAGGGCTCCTGCTGGTGGATGTCCTCCCCCACCTCCCCCTGGACCACCTCCTCCCCCCATGGACTGCAGTGCTCCCTCTGGTGGCGGCGGTGATGGTGGTTCTGACGCTCGTAACGCTTTGTTCGCCTCACTTAACAAGGGATCGGACATCACCAAAG GCCTGAAGCATGTGAGCGACGACCAGAAGACCCACAAGAATCCTAACCTGAGGGGAACAGGTCCTTCAGTACGTTCTGGGCCAAAACCTTTCTGTTCCCCGAGCCCCCGAGGTCCTGCGTCTGCCCCCACAACCCAAACACACCCTCCTGTGTGTGAGCTGGAAGACAAGAAGTGGAAAGTG GAGTACCAAGAGAAAGCACAGCTGGAGATTGCAGAGACTGAGCTGAAACAAGTGGTTTACGCTTTCAAGTGTAACAATAGCACCCTGACAGTCAAGAACAAACTTAACTCCATCACTTTAG ACAACTGTAAGAAAACGGGCCTGGTGTTTGACAACGTCGTGGGCATTGTGGACATCATCAACTGCAAGGACGTCAAGATCCAG GTCCTGGGTAAGGTCCCCACTATCTCCATCAACAAGACGGACGGTTGCCATATCTACCTGAGCAAGGACTCTCTGGACTGCGAGATCATCAGCGCCAAGAGCTCAGAGATGAACGTCCTGATACCGAAAGACGATGACTTT gtGGAGATTGCTCTTCCTGAGCAGTTCAAGACAGTCTGGGACGGCAAGAAGCTCGTCACCACAGCAACAGAGATCGCCGGCTAG